In the Leptospira selangorensis genome, one interval contains:
- a CDS encoding heme lyase CcmF/NrfE family subunit gives MNDLGAVCLISSFSILLFSIIQTSYGIFKNDSRALELGRYTLMANFAVILLAFIVLVVQLMRTDLSNYYVAMHSSEHLPLFYKMTSVWSGSSGSLLFWNLLLSGFTFVVLWQTKDLLNERIPVMHLSLAVITCFFSFLAIFFPDAQPFREFQPAAVAGRGLNPLLQHWAMIIHPPILYIGYVSFAIPFAIASSALITGQLSENWFRFVRRWSIFSWFFLGTGILLGSKWAYEELGWGGYWAWDPVENASLMPWLLSTAFLHSMIIQERRGMLKFWNMLLIILAFHFCLLGTWITRSGVLEGPHSFSKSSIGTPFIVFIGVSFFFYLGILIYRKERLKPERNLEAITSKEGSFLLNNFLLVIATLSILLGVFSPLLSGVEYKAPWFNSWGVPAGILLILLMGAAPLLAWRKGADQIFFTTLLKPLIAGIIGAGIYILYYKNNFSISDYSLGDVVGEVYSVLTVGLGIFTIAGIVQEYHNGIQARRSAIQGENYLQAGFRMLLKNKRRYGGYLVHLSMVILFIGLAGNAFKQNTSVKFFYFLRFSPTNELIYTSDDTAILGDYTIGATTLKIKPIVNGDPEAGVNHRNVIVSHEATFEVKKQLKSFDTMVTERRYYPQISHLSGDFETHIPTSEPSISSTPKEDLYIQLGAIEHADLSDENPDLPGMFLDFFFTRDPAIKAAKYLKFPNQIVANLEVWVNPMVKFIWAGSLMFFLSGLLILLPIGEDKK, from the coding sequence ATGAATGATTTAGGCGCAGTTTGTCTCATCTCCTCCTTCTCCATCCTATTATTTTCCATTATCCAAACAAGTTACGGGATTTTTAAAAACGATTCTAGGGCATTAGAATTAGGCCGTTATACTTTGATGGCTAATTTTGCGGTCATCCTTCTGGCTTTTATAGTGTTGGTTGTCCAACTAATGAGGACCGATCTATCCAACTATTATGTTGCGATGCATTCCAGTGAACATCTTCCTTTATTTTATAAGATGACATCCGTTTGGTCTGGATCTTCCGGTTCACTTCTATTCTGGAATTTATTACTCTCCGGATTTACATTCGTTGTTCTCTGGCAAACAAAAGATCTGCTAAACGAAAGAATTCCGGTTATGCATCTTTCTTTGGCAGTGATCACCTGTTTCTTCTCATTCTTAGCGATCTTTTTTCCGGATGCACAACCTTTTCGTGAATTCCAACCTGCTGCAGTCGCCGGCAGAGGATTAAATCCGTTATTACAACACTGGGCAATGATCATTCACCCGCCGATCTTATACATAGGTTATGTGAGTTTTGCGATCCCATTCGCGATCGCTTCTTCTGCATTGATCACAGGGCAATTATCAGAGAACTGGTTTAGATTCGTAAGAAGATGGAGTATCTTCTCTTGGTTTTTCTTAGGAACTGGAATACTTTTAGGTTCTAAATGGGCTTACGAAGAATTAGGATGGGGCGGTTATTGGGCCTGGGACCCGGTTGAAAACGCAAGTTTAATGCCTTGGCTTCTCTCCACAGCATTCTTACATTCGATGATCATCCAAGAAAGAAGGGGAATGTTAAAGTTTTGGAATATGCTTCTGATCATTCTGGCATTCCATTTCTGTTTACTCGGAACCTGGATCACTCGAAGCGGAGTTTTAGAAGGACCACATTCTTTCTCTAAGTCCAGTATCGGAACTCCGTTTATAGTTTTTATCGGCGTAAGCTTCTTCTTCTATCTAGGAATTTTAATCTATAGAAAAGAAAGACTGAAACCGGAGAGAAATTTAGAAGCAATCACTTCCAAAGAAGGAAGTTTTTTACTTAATAATTTCCTTTTGGTGATCGCAACACTTTCCATTCTATTGGGAGTATTCTCTCCTTTATTGTCAGGAGTAGAATATAAAGCTCCTTGGTTCAATTCCTGGGGAGTTCCTGCTGGAATTCTACTCATCCTACTTATGGGAGCGGCTCCACTACTTGCATGGAGAAAAGGCGCTGACCAAATATTTTTCACTACATTATTAAAACCTCTGATCGCTGGAATCATTGGAGCCGGGATCTATATTTTATATTATAAAAACAATTTCTCCATCAGTGATTATAGCCTGGGTGATGTAGTAGGAGAAGTTTATAGCGTTCTGACGGTAGGACTGGGGATCTTCACGATAGCCGGTATAGTACAAGAATATCATAATGGAATCCAGGCGAGAAGGTCCGCTATCCAAGGAGAAAATTATCTCCAAGCCGGATTCAGAATGCTTCTGAAAAACAAAAGAAGATACGGTGGATATTTGGTTCACTTATCCATGGTAATTTTGTTTATCGGTCTTGCAGGAAACGCATTTAAACAGAACACTTCCGTAAAGTTTTTCTATTTCTTAAGATTTTCTCCTACGAATGAGCTTATTTATACGAGCGATGATACTGCGATTTTAGGAGATTATACGATTGGCGCAACCACTCTTAAGATCAAACCGATTGTAAACGGAGATCCGGAAGCTGGAGTCAATCATAGAAACGTAATCGTTTCTCATGAGGCAACCTTCGAAGTCAAAAAACAACTGAAAAGTTTTGATACGATGGTAACCGAAAGAAGATATTATCCTCAAATTTCACATTTGAGCGGGGACTTTGAGACACATATTCCTACTAGTGAACCTTCTATCTCTTCTACCCCTAAAGAAGATCTTTATATCCAATTGGGAGCGATAGAGCACGCGGATCTTTCGGATGAGAATCCGGATCTTCCAGGAATGTTCCTGGACTTTTTCTTTACTAGAGATCCTGCGATCAAGGCTGCAAAATATCTGAAATTCCCGAATCAGATCGTAGCGAATTTAGAAGTCTGGGTCAATCCAATGGTGAAATTTATATGGGCAGGATCTTTGATGTTCTTCTTATCCGGACTATTGATCCTATTACCGATAGGAGAAGATAAAAAATGA
- a CDS encoding cytochrome c-type biogenesis protein CcmH: protein MKVLVSSNLYKKILISIFGFFIWIGAVNADSTFTNLTDQEQIRTFHNVTERIRCICIPSIAIKSCSFNNCTVSAKLKLFIENRIRAGESADLIVDKMVHGFGQDIVSDPIIAKFIETGNQGMAQGVIMGFGPDILAKPDSSWIDFSIAAAAAFGILLIYLYLKRRTAPKAAIATESENHSSFDKYISEIEEKQK from the coding sequence ATGAAAGTTTTAGTCTCTTCTAACCTATATAAGAAAATCCTAATTTCAATTTTTGGATTTTTCATTTGGATCGGTGCAGTAAATGCAGATTCTACTTTTACGAATCTGACCGACCAAGAACAAATCCGCACATTCCATAATGTGACTGAAAGAATACGATGTATTTGTATTCCATCTATCGCGATCAAAAGTTGTTCCTTCAATAACTGTACAGTTTCTGCAAAACTCAAACTTTTCATAGAGAACAGGATCAGAGCTGGAGAATCCGCGGATTTGATCGTGGACAAAATGGTCCACGGATTTGGCCAAGATATTGTTTCAGATCCTATCATCGCAAAGTTTATCGAAACCGGAAACCAAGGAATGGCTCAAGGAGTCATCATGGGTTTTGGTCCCGACATTCTGGCCAAACCGGATTCTTCTTGGATCGATTTTAGTATCGCTGCTGCCGCTGCATTCGGGATACTTCTTATCTATCTGTATTTAAAAAGAAGGACAGCTCCAAAAGCAGCAATCGCAACAGAATCGGAAAACCATTCTTCTTTTGATAAATACATCTCCGAAATAGAGGAGAAACAGAAATAA
- a CDS encoding zinc ribbon domain-containing protein → MDFLLIFFYIVLVAIIAAPFVYVSMFAKQIPYETDPKSSELFDRRDVLLDNLKDLKIEFDTGKLTETEFKSISSGLVKELEEQDKKISQGATTTTSSKAETSAKPQLGGKFCHNCGFKIEIFGAKFCPECGTKLQV, encoded by the coding sequence ATGGATTTTTTATTAATTTTCTTTTATATAGTTTTGGTCGCTATTATCGCGGCACCATTCGTTTACGTGAGTATGTTCGCAAAACAAATCCCTTACGAAACGGATCCTAAAAGTTCCGAGTTATTTGATAGAAGGGACGTTCTTCTGGATAACCTGAAAGATCTGAAAATTGAATTCGATACCGGAAAATTGACCGAGACAGAATTCAAATCTATCTCTTCCGGTTTAGTAAAAGAATTAGAAGAGCAGGACAAAAAGATCAGCCAAGGTGCAACCACCACAACTTCTTCCAAAGCGGAAACTTCCGCCAAACCTCAGCTTGGTGGAAAGTTCTGTCATAACTGCGGATTTAAAATAGAAATTTTTGGAGCGAAGTTTTGCCCTGAATGTGGGACAAAACTCCAAGTCTGA
- the hisE gene encoding phosphoribosyl-ATP diphosphatase yields MDFLLQLEQILKKRKEELPEKSYTADLFRGGVDRILKKVGEEAGEVIIAAKNADKKELTHESADLLFHLQVLLVERGLSLSDIVEELKKRHS; encoded by the coding sequence ATGGACTTCCTGCTTCAGTTAGAGCAAATCCTTAAAAAAAGAAAAGAAGAACTTCCCGAAAAATCCTATACTGCGGACCTCTTTCGAGGCGGCGTGGATCGTATCCTTAAAAAAGTAGGGGAAGAAGCTGGAGAAGTGATTATCGCGGCAAAAAACGCGGACAAAAAAGAACTCACTCACGAGTCCGCGGATTTACTCTTTCATTTACAAGTTCTTCTTGTGGAAAGAGGTCTTTCTCTTTCCGACATAGTAGAAGAACTTAAAAAAAGACATTCTTAA
- a CDS encoding thioredoxin family protein, producing MLPFSKTRSVLVLICLALASEISSEVWETSVETAFNKAKKEGKPIFIDVYADWCGYCKTLKKEIYPKKEVKQELSKFVLLSLDGDRFPNLKKKYDVTGYPTLLFLDKNGSLTEKIAGMPDHKMVIKTLRSAYSKRDKEVSLLADLEKDPENNLLLLKVGEYYFEAKEYKKSADYFYKSFASEDPRMPENKHKALFNLGLSFTELKNWEKTIKTFSLYLDKFPTGHSKAALYYRGGAYSSLGQKTEAKEDLKKALELSSDPEEKKEIQDLLNRLN from the coding sequence ATGCTCCCTTTTTCAAAAACCCGATCCGTCCTAGTCTTGATCTGCCTTGCACTCGCATCCGAAATCAGCTCCGAGGTTTGGGAAACTTCCGTCGAGACAGCTTTTAATAAGGCGAAGAAGGAAGGAAAACCCATCTTTATAGATGTATATGCAGATTGGTGCGGTTATTGCAAAACCCTCAAAAAGGAAATTTATCCTAAAAAAGAGGTAAAACAGGAATTATCCAAGTTCGTACTACTTTCTCTGGACGGGGATAGATTTCCGAACTTAAAGAAAAAGTATGATGTCACGGGATATCCTACTCTCTTATTTTTAGATAAGAACGGAAGTCTTACAGAGAAGATCGCAGGAATGCCAGATCATAAAATGGTGATCAAGACCTTAAGATCGGCGTATTCAAAAAGAGACAAAGAAGTTAGCCTACTTGCAGATTTAGAAAAAGATCCTGAAAATAATCTTCTTCTTTTAAAGGTGGGAGAATATTACTTCGAAGCAAAAGAATACAAAAAGTCAGCAGATTACTTCTACAAATCATTCGCGTCAGAAGATCCAAGAATGCCTGAGAATAAACATAAGGCTTTATTCAATCTGGGACTTAGTTTTACAGAATTGAAAAATTGGGAGAAAACGATCAAAACGTTTTCTTTATATTTGGATAAGTTCCCAACGGGACATTCCAAAGCGGCTTTGTATTATAGAGGAGGAGCTTACTCTTCGCTCGGCCAAAAAACGGAAGCGAAAGAAGATCTGAAAAAAGCCCTGGAACTCAGCTCTGATCCGGAGGAAAAAAAAGAGATCCAGGACTTATTGAATCGGTTGAATTAA
- a CDS encoding UDP-glucose dehydrogenase family protein, with amino-acid sequence MKVCVIGSGYVGLVAGACFAEYGNHVICVDKDSKKIEDLKKGIIPIYEPGLSELVLNNHKENRLGFSTSIQEGVEGSEIIFIAVGTPTSDDGSADLSAVFAVAEQIGKSINGYKVIVDKSTVPVGTAAKVKEIISKNTKHEFDVVSNPEFLKEGAAIDDFMKPERVVIGADSERAGSLVAQLYAPFVLNGNPIIKMGTVSAELTKYACNAFLATKISFANEIANLCETVGADYEDVRKGMGTDSRIGRQFLYAGIGYGGSCFPKDVRALIRTSENFSSSLRIIREVERVNEDQKVRLYTKIEDFFGKGQIKGKTLAVWGLAFKPGTDDMREAPSIPLLLKLHEEGAKIKAFDPVSKETSEYYFKDKIEYAKDAYDALEGADALLLLTEWREFREPDFSRIKKLMKGHVIFDGRNQYRPDHMKKEGFKYFSIGKQSV; translated from the coding sequence ATGAAAGTTTGCGTAATTGGAAGCGGTTATGTGGGTCTTGTGGCCGGGGCTTGCTTCGCTGAATATGGAAATCATGTGATCTGCGTGGATAAGGACTCTAAAAAAATAGAGGACTTAAAAAAAGGAATCATACCTATTTATGAACCTGGTCTTTCCGAATTGGTTTTGAATAACCATAAGGAGAATCGACTGGGTTTTAGCACTTCTATCCAAGAAGGTGTAGAAGGCTCAGAAATCATTTTTATCGCCGTTGGAACTCCAACATCGGACGATGGATCCGCCGATCTAAGCGCCGTATTTGCTGTAGCAGAACAGATCGGAAAATCAATCAACGGTTACAAGGTGATCGTGGATAAATCCACAGTTCCAGTAGGGACCGCTGCTAAAGTAAAAGAAATTATTTCTAAAAACACCAAACACGAATTCGACGTCGTATCCAATCCGGAATTTTTGAAAGAAGGTGCGGCGATCGACGACTTCATGAAACCTGAAAGAGTTGTGATCGGCGCAGACAGCGAAAGAGCTGGATCGCTTGTTGCTCAACTTTACGCTCCATTCGTATTGAACGGAAATCCTATCATCAAAATGGGAACCGTTTCTGCAGAGTTAACTAAATACGCATGTAACGCATTCTTAGCTACTAAGATCTCTTTTGCAAATGAGATCGCGAACTTATGCGAAACCGTGGGCGCAGATTACGAAGATGTAAGAAAAGGAATGGGAACCGATTCTAGGATTGGTCGCCAATTCTTATATGCCGGTATCGGCTACGGTGGATCTTGTTTTCCTAAAGACGTTCGCGCATTGATCCGCACTTCCGAAAATTTTTCTTCTTCTCTTCGTATTATTAGAGAAGTAGAAAGAGTGAACGAAGACCAAAAGGTCCGCCTATATACTAAGATAGAGGACTTCTTCGGGAAAGGCCAGATCAAAGGAAAAACTCTCGCGGTCTGGGGACTCGCATTCAAGCCGGGCACGGACGATATGAGAGAAGCTCCTTCTATTCCTTTATTATTAAAATTGCATGAAGAAGGCGCTAAGATCAAGGCATTCGATCCCGTTTCGAAAGAAACTTCCGAATACTATTTTAAAGACAAGATAGAATATGCGAAAGACGCGTATGACGCGTTAGAGGGAGCGGATGCACTTCTTCTTCTTACCGAATGGAGAGAATTCAGAGAACCTGATTTTTCCAGAATTAAAAAATTAATGAAAGGTCATGTGATCTTTGACGGTAGAAACCAATATCGTCCGGATCATATGAAAAAAGAAGGATTCAAATACTTCTCTATCGGTAAACAATCGGTTTAA
- a CDS encoding ABC transporter ATP-binding protein yields the protein MIKIENISKTYQGYSKPWNRLLSAITFGYFGLDVKYKALDGISFSAEKGEVIGIIGRNGAGKSTLLKLLTGVSKVDSGKLEKKGTVRSILELGVGFNPELSGEENLYYNGLVWGLDPEELIKSSEEIFRFSGLSEFRKSPLKNYSSGMTMRLGFALATAKRPDILIVDEALAVGDASFQQKSLNRFRKFSEEGTLTLIVSHDLELLKSVCTRLIVLEKGKLVFDGDPIDGFREYMQIIASSSLEGNTKIQDKDSLVESLDVEIQYAGKSNPSILPVGAEVLLRVAASFRSSLEDLTVGFHIDDHRGIRVFGTNTFHIGGRQKDLKPKEPVRIDFRFPLNLSPGKYSLGIALHSGESHAEGSYLWKDGVLQFELERLDVPKFEGAAWIPVKVEAKKGDFSG from the coding sequence TTGATTAAGATAGAGAATATTTCAAAGACCTACCAAGGTTATAGTAAACCTTGGAATCGGTTATTAAGTGCGATTACATTCGGATATTTCGGCTTGGATGTAAAATACAAGGCGTTAGATGGAATTTCTTTTTCTGCGGAGAAGGGAGAAGTCATCGGTATCATCGGTCGTAATGGTGCCGGAAAATCCACCCTACTTAAATTGCTGACCGGAGTTTCCAAAGTGGATTCCGGAAAATTGGAGAAGAAGGGAACTGTTCGTTCTATCTTAGAATTGGGCGTCGGTTTTAATCCTGAACTTTCCGGAGAAGAAAACTTATACTATAACGGTCTAGTCTGGGGATTGGATCCGGAAGAGTTGATCAAATCTTCCGAGGAAATTTTCCGTTTTTCAGGTTTGTCTGAATTCCGCAAAAGTCCTTTAAAGAATTATTCCTCGGGAATGACTATGAGATTGGGATTTGCACTCGCGACTGCAAAACGTCCTGATATTTTGATCGTGGATGAGGCCTTGGCTGTAGGTGATGCAAGCTTCCAACAGAAAAGTTTAAACCGATTTCGTAAGTTTTCGGAAGAAGGAACTCTTACTTTAATTGTAAGTCATGACCTGGAACTTTTAAAATCCGTCTGCACTAGACTTATTGTTTTGGAAAAAGGAAAGCTGGTATTTGACGGAGATCCGATAGACGGCTTTAGGGAATATATGCAGATCATTGCTTCTTCTTCCTTAGAAGGAAACACTAAGATCCAGGATAAGGATTCTTTGGTGGAATCTTTGGATGTAGAGATCCAATATGCCGGTAAATCAAATCCTTCTATCTTGCCGGTGGGCGCGGAAGTTTTATTAAGAGTAGCAGCATCATTTCGTTCTTCTCTAGAAGATCTAACCGTCGGTTTTCATATCGATGATCATAGAGGGATCAGAGTGTTCGGAACAAATACATTCCATATTGGTGGTCGCCAAAAAGATCTAAAACCCAAGGAACCTGTTCGGATAGATTTTCGTTTTCCACTAAATCTTTCTCCTGGGAAATATTCTTTGGGAATTGCATTACATTCCGGTGAAAGTCATGCGGAAGGTTCTTATCTTTGGAAGGATGGGGTTTTACAATTCGAGCTAGAAAGATTGGATGTCCCCAAATTTGAAGGCGCCGCTTGGATCCCGGTCAAAGTTGAGGCGAAAAAAGGGGATTTTTCCGGATAA
- a CDS encoding ABC transporter permease produces MTSFFFLRNLRILSVLVRRDYALQYAGSALGLAWMFLQNVSLILIYTVVFYFIGIRSQGENSIEYFSNVLSGLLFWIPLQEYLIRGTGILTDNRQLIKRSPLGPEIFLWIPFVQFLLHWLVTSIPIFIFLAWAGKLGIWSLPLSFLSMFCTGLFLACLQSYLARVNIILRDISPLVRLLTQFLFWGLPILYESKGILGKLNVFNPFFFPLEVFRSALLVGYTPQGNILDFLPFFGIFLGIFFFSRTKLNQIVLDHL; encoded by the coding sequence GTGACCTCTTTCTTTTTTTTGCGTAATCTCAGAATTTTATCGGTTCTTGTAAGAAGGGATTATGCATTGCAATACGCAGGTTCCGCATTGGGCCTGGCCTGGATGTTCCTACAAAACGTAAGTTTAATCCTGATCTATACGGTCGTATTTTATTTTATTGGGATCAGGTCCCAAGGCGAAAATTCCATAGAATATTTTTCTAATGTACTTAGCGGACTTTTATTTTGGATCCCTTTGCAGGAATATTTGATCAGAGGTACGGGGATCCTGACTGATAACAGGCAATTGATCAAAAGATCTCCTCTTGGTCCTGAAATTTTTCTTTGGATCCCATTTGTGCAATTTTTGCTTCATTGGCTTGTGACTTCTATTCCTATCTTTATCTTTTTGGCCTGGGCAGGTAAGCTCGGGATTTGGAGTTTACCTCTTTCTTTTTTATCTATGTTCTGCACCGGATTATTTCTGGCATGCCTCCAAAGTTATCTTGCTCGTGTGAATATTATTTTAAGGGATATTTCCCCTTTAGTGAGATTATTGACCCAATTCTTGTTCTGGGGTCTTCCTATTCTTTACGAGTCGAAAGGTATTTTAGGAAAATTGAATGTATTCAATCCATTCTTTTTTCCTTTGGAAGTTTTTAGATCTGCATTGCTTGTCGGATATACTCCTCAAGGAAACATTTTGGACTTTCTTCCTTTTTTTGGGATTTTCCTCGGGATCTTTTTTTTCAGTCGTACTAAATTAAATCAGATAGTGTTGGATCACCTTTGA
- a CDS encoding JAB domain-containing protein, translating to MAERWGSGPDPRSRIFHDAENLEDWELIAVLLGKGSRGLPIEDLSRDILKKSRGLGGLLSSNIPRNFRINGLGKVKVSILLAALELAKRLKYKSIRMAGYNPTTLSSYLQGLFSPLKRECFVLATISPAGDLLRVETVSKGSLEEVGVLPRDLVRIILNDEASQAILAHNHPGMICFPSQEDWEVYTNLKDILSNLDVELLDHWIFGIDGIFSCRQSTRLGEN from the coding sequence TTGGCTGAGCGCTGGGGCTCAGGTCCGGATCCTAGATCCCGTATCTTTCATGATGCGGAGAATTTGGAAGATTGGGAGCTGATTGCCGTTCTTTTGGGTAAAGGGAGCAGGGGCCTTCCTATCGAAGATCTCAGCCGAGATATTCTAAAAAAGTCCCGAGGGTTGGGAGGACTTCTCTCATCCAATATTCCTAGAAATTTTCGTATCAACGGTTTAGGTAAGGTAAAAGTCAGCATCTTACTTGCTGCTTTAGAACTTGCTAAAAGGCTTAAATATAAATCCATCCGAATGGCGGGTTATAACCCGACCACACTTTCTTCTTATCTGCAGGGTCTATTCTCCCCTTTAAAAAGAGAATGTTTTGTTTTAGCCACCATCTCCCCGGCAGGAGATCTTTTAAGAGTGGAAACAGTTTCCAAAGGTAGTTTGGAAGAAGTGGGAGTTCTTCCAAGAGACTTGGTCCGGATCATACTCAATGACGAGGCTTCCCAGGCGATACTGGCTCATAATCATCCCGGCATGATCTGTTTTCCTAGCCAAGAAGATTGGGAAGTTTATACCAACTTAAAGGATATACTCTCTAATTTGGATGTGGAGCTTTTGGACCATTGGATTTTTGGAATTGACGGGATCTTTTCCTGCAGACAATCTACTCGACTAGGAGAGAACTGA
- a CDS encoding LIC12298 family protein has translation MMIRSLQDSGAYERNRKGLAGAGFDWREKVRSSEPNSKTFADYLEESFQGDLVQDGNWFSETLSELSKKNLRKI, from the coding sequence ATGATGATTCGATCTCTACAAGATTCAGGTGCTTACGAGAGAAACCGTAAAGGTCTCGCTGGGGCGGGATTCGATTGGAGGGAAAAAGTTCGTTCTTCTGAACCGAACTCTAAGACCTTCGCGGATTATTTGGAAGAATCTTTCCAAGGGGACTTGGTCCAGGACGGAAATTGGTTTTCTGAAACACTTTCCGAGTTGAGCAAGAAGAACCTGAGAAAAATTTAA